Genomic DNA from Anoplopoma fimbria isolate UVic2021 breed Golden Eagle Sablefish unplaced genomic scaffold, Afim_UVic_2022 Un_contig_9152_pilon_pilon, whole genome shotgun sequence:
ATTAACTTGTTGTCATGACAACATCGAGCTCCTATGGGCCCTCTCATCACTGTCGCTGTTCAGGCTGTACAGTAGCTGCCTGTCAAAAATAAAGTAGCCAGTTGTAGATGGAGTTACCAAGACCTCTGAGCTTAGAGACCAGTTTGGATCATTTTTTCAGTTGCCTGGCTCATCTTTTAAAAGTCTTAACATCCTCTAAACTAGGAGTTGAGGCACTAAGGTTGCCTTAACCAATGGCACACAAGAAACATGTGTGGATGAGAGATTTAGGGACATTTTGGAGTTCTCTCTCACCTGCATGCCAAATGACCTCACCCATTGCCAGTGGCAGTCTTCTTGTGTAGTGCtctaaaatataattacaatttattgattattgtgtCAGTGAATTGGGCggaaaaaaacctgaaaaacatGTGGTAGTTGAGTTAAAATGAAATCCTCTCAAGCCAACAAGCAAGAAATCTTGGTGTGGTCTATGACTCAGAGATCTCAGCTGAATGTTTACAGTGAGGGTTGCAAGGTTGACTggttgccattggcaaccaCTTTGAGAAATCAGCCACCAACTCTTGGAGCAGTGACATTCAGAACCTCAGCTTTTGCCTGCATTGTTTCAAAGATAGATTACTTTTTCCGCCCATAGCTTTAGTTCTGCTCATTTCACCAAACAGAAGCTGAGGAATAAAGATCTGAAATGATTTATTCTCCTTCTTGCCTGTACTTTGTCTCTTCTTTTAGGTGGTTGTCCCTACCGCCCCAGCAGGACCAGTCCACCATGACCCTGTCCAGTTCAGCATGTCCCATGATGCTGTGTGTGAGGGACAGATTGTTGAACCTTCATCAGGTCCTGAGTCTTCCTCTGTTCCAACTGGCCTGGCAGGGCCTTGCAGAGAGACTCGACAACGTCCTCTACCAGGATGTAAGAGACGAATACGCAGGAGAACCTCATCGGACTGTTTGTGTTTAGGGCCCATTTTGGACAGAGCATATGAAACACAACATAAAGTAGAAATCACACAGTCAGGCTGACTGAGGGCGCTTTAGATACCCCAACATTTACACTGGCACTCATTTAAAAGAGAATAGAAGGTGCAGAAGGTATTTTGGGGTAAATTAACCCCCCGAAAAGGCCCTGGTTGGGGGGTAGTACTTTCTGAAAGTACAGGGATGAGAGTCGCTGATTGGCCAAAGTGACGCACCACAACTGCTTCAACTGGCgttcattcataaaacaaggAAGTATTTATATTCTAGGATTCTCTATTCTAGTATATCCAGTATTGATTCAAGAACATTTCAGGACGAGGGGACAGCATTTCTTAACATATGGTGGTTTGTTTTACCATGTAGTTCATATGAAACGTGCTGAAGGTGtccttgtgtctgtctgtcaggtgATCCTGTCCAATCATTTCAGTGAAGGTGGAGCAGCTCAGCTTCAGTTCGACATGACCAGAAATCTATTTCCTCTGTTTGGTCACTACTGCAAAAGACCTGAAAACTTCTTTAAGCagtaagaatgtgtgtgtgtgtgtgtgtgtgtgtgtgtgtgtgtgtgtgtgtgtgtgtgtgtgtgtgtgtgtgtgtgtgtgtgtgtgtgtgtgtgtgtgtgtgtgtgtgtgtgtgtgtgtgtgtgtgtgtgttttgaaccTCTGTTGAAGAGGGAATGTTGACCTGCTCTTCCTTAACCCTTGtgcctcactttttaaaaagaactgccattaacatattatatattaatgttattttcacTTTCACCAAGTTTAATCTGTTATCTGACATCAGTCCTATCATCACtacaaaatgttcatttattttttagaattttaaccctttaaatgtcagtttttacAGCGTTTACGTAATGCCATTGTGAAAGGGAGAACTTCTGTTCTACCATTCTAATTAGTTTTGTCTCCAtacgctctccctctctctccctccctccctccctccctctccacagTGTGAAGGAGGCGTGCATCATCTTGTGTCTTAATGTGGGCTCTGCCATTCTGCTGAGGAATCTCCTCAAAGATTCTGAGGGTGAAGGGACCGGTTGGGCGGGTGCAGGCGATCCTCCACCAGAGTCTGCTCTGAACGAGTTGGGGGTTTACTGCCTGGCTGCCTCTGACGTGTTGATTCTCCTCAACCTCAGAGCCTCCTGGCCCGGACAGTAACGACCCTCCCTGGATGGAGTTCGTCAAATGTTTGTCATTAGCTTTAACATTCTTTTGTAAATACGATAAGTTAGGACTGATCACCTAGTGTTCAGTAAGTTAGTCATTGTAACAACTTATTATTGTGTTGCACTATATTTCAGGGACCCACTAACCTGTCACCTCAGTTGACTGAAGTATACCACGACAAAATAGTTATGACAATTGTTATGTCAAAATGGATTATGTAATAAAACGCCAATGGTTCCCTAACAGActttctgttttgctgtttgcagTGTTGTTATTGCTCTGCCTTAAACCTGatttctctctactgtccagcagggggcgactcctcttgttgcaaaaagaagtctgattgtatagaagtctttgagaaaatgactctacatctaacttgatttattacctcagtaaacatgagttaatgGTTGTAACTATTGACTTTACTTGAGAACCTAATGGGAAAAGAACATCCATTAAATCTAAGGGAACGAGCGGATCTGATATCTGGTACAGGAGAGTCTCCAACAAAGGATTAGAAAGAAACTGTGGATTAGAAATTGTGAAACTTCCCTGAACACCCATCTAACAGACTGGTGTGGTACAGCAGGTATAATGgcgtttttttttaccataatatgttattattatttaatagctgaatactgacatttttatgacgGGTTTAtaacataccataatatgacaataataatatttagttattttttacgGCCTACTAGACTGTAACGTGTATTCCATTTACTACATACTACAGTgtttattgcaataaaaatgtcatgcaaaTTGTCATAGTGTAGTAACTACACTATGACAAtttgcatgacatttttattgcaataaaaaatatatattttccatgacattgttatgacatactatactatgatgtttttttaatgaccttCTATACGATGATGTTTTTTGACACATTAAACTATGCCTTTTACATAACATACTATTCCATGATGTATATTATGTAGCGTTGTTAatgactacgttaaaataaaaatattgcttacgtaaaattgcggggcaccactccttaataggagaaaataataaaaatatgatcaataatttggtaacaaattatccagtctcaatatctcaggcgtaagtcctgatttcagtgaccttatagttccaaccttttgaatcaatatgacagacaatgGCTTGGCGATACATGggtcatttattaaaaagggaattaaatgaaaggttgacaggattattaattaaagaacaatacaaaacatgaacgAATGGGTTTCAAATActcaggcaatattatatcaaatagtgaagaaaagtggaggtctcctctttctcctatctGGTCAATCTATATCActattcagagcttctatatctcctacaccaactctggatcataGTACAGTTGagatgttcctactttgtgccgaggggtccgGATGCCTTTTCGGGTCTCTGCCGTTGCTGCAGCGGTCCTGGTGAGATCAGCTCTGCCGCCGGGCTTTCCGGTTcgtcggaggtgaagagggtgaagttgAGGGTTCACGGACCTGTGGCTCTCCGCTGGCTCTCCGCTGTCTCCGGGGTTCTCcctcagtcagcaggcaaaagtctctgaattctttgggTCTTTGGGTCTAGCTCTGAATAGTTCAATAACTGAGGCTACTCGCTTGATATCTTGAAAGTTGATATCTCATGAGATCAACAGATGTTCagattttatggctttgtttttgccaagatttGGGATTCCTTTGTCCCTAGTGTCGGTGGTCTTGTTTAGTGAATTGACTAATCTAAcgttttaaacaaataactcacatacttttcttcactatgagctcaatagaccttacacacttgtataGATGCTAGGGGTGTGACGATACACTCAGCTCACGAGACGAGACGAGACACGATATTGGGTTCACGAGATCGAGACGAGAcgatattttaagaaaactacaatgacaaaatatatgactggaacagacttttatttaaccgattattatatattatattataacttaaacacttaagaacttaacttaaacttagaactttaacttagaaacttaaactacaatttaaaaaagttaaagtaaaataaattaaattaaagtgcaaTAGCATTATCAACAGTCAGAATATCAAAACATAACCAATACTGTACGCACGGCTTCACTCGATACCCAGGGtgaaacacaggaagaagaaaaacaaaacttttttaaataagtctgACAGGTGTGCAAAACCAAATCTACTAcacagccatgttttttttaagaatataagCATGTCCACATTCTCTGGCAGCAGTTGGGATCTTTGCGCATTGACTATGTCTCCTGCTGTTGAAAAGATGCGATTTAAAATTTGCAGGGGCATCTACCACGGTAATATTGGTATTTTCCGCCATTCTGGCCGTCTATGGCTGCTTTCGcggcttcctcctcctcttcttcttttccttctccgtcTTTAGGTTCTTGCAGCCTAGACGTAGCAAAGGCGCATTACGGCCCCCACAGGCCACAAATAGAAGTTTGGATAGCTCAGAAGTCTCGCGAGACTGATTTTTAACACGACGGGTAATATCGTCGAGTTTAATCTCGCGAGATCTCGTGGCACGAGATCTCGTCACACCCCCATTggatatacagcgggtaaaataagtattgaacacgtcaccatttttctcagtaaatatatttctaaaggtgctattgacatgaacttttcaccagatgtcggtaacaacccaagtaatccatacatacaaagaaaaccaaacaaataagttatgtgtaatcaaatggaatgacacagggaaaaagtatttaacacatgaagaaagggaggtgcaaaaaggcatggaaagccaagacaccagctgaaatctatcagtaattagaaagcaatccttcCCCTTGTCAGtacaaattaatatcagctggttcaatcccaactgatggcctataaaaaggtgtctcattaccaaggtgtcacacaagaaacatcatgatgggtaaaagcaaagagctctcgcAAGACCGTCACAACctttttgttgcaaaacatactgatggcattggttacagaaggatttctaaacttctgaatgttccagtgagcactgttggggccataatccggaagtggaaagaacatcattcaccataaaccggccacgaccaggtgctcctcgcaagatttctgacagaggagtgaaaagaattatcagaagagttgtccaagagccaaggaccacttgtggagagctgcaggaagacctggaattagcaggtacaattgtttcaaagaaaacaataagtaatgcactcaaccgccgtggcctgtatgcacgctcaccacgcaagactccagtgctgaagaaaaagcatgttgaagctcgtttaaagtttgctgcacaacatttagacaagcctgtgaaatactgggagaatatagtctggtcagatgagaccaaaattgaactctttggatgccataatacacaatgtttggaggtcaaatggcactgcacatcaccccaaaaacaccataccaacagtgaagtttggaagtgggaacatcatggtgtgagAGGCGTGGTGAGCCACTCTGTACGAAGGTCAGTAGGTCACACTACAAGACTTCATCAGCATCTTCATCATAATCTTCGTTCCAGTGTGTCAGTCATCTCTTCTTTCCACATCCCATATGCATGCTcgctaatgctaacgctaactCTAACACTAACTAGGGTGTGGGGATGGTGGCGCTGTGACCTCCGGTTGCAGGCGAGAAATGTGAATCTATCACAGTTTATGAAGTTGTACCTAGAGAGGACGGGCTAGTCTACGTGGCTAACACAGGGAAAcgtctgctgctgctactaAAAGTTTAAAGAGACACACCGTGGTTCTGCCCCGATGTCAGTGTATGTTACTGTCAGCAATTTCCCCAAGAGTACTGTACgtctttttgttaaattttgGTTTAAATTTTGGTTTCCTCCAAGCAGCCACTGTTTTTTGGAATTACATGTTGgcttatttaaaagtttttaaatttgCTATGATCCAATGACCCAAAATTGATTGGaaacatcttcttcctctgagccacagagctccattgttgttaaaaacacaacaacatcctCACTGGAGAACCagatgtggattaatccgccgccaAGAATAATCCCCCAAAATGTACTTTCTCTTACTGTTTGATTAAAGTTTGTTAACACTAAAGTGATATGTGATTTGGAAATAAGtcatctcaaaaaaaaaaaatattagaaggCTCTTTTCAGTCCGAACCAGTGggatagataataataaaaatatgcatatgTAGCCGAgctaaatttaatttgatttttttttattttttttatcattgttcatacctttttttattgtgaactcCACCAAATATTGGTTCCTAAGTAAGTTGGTTTCGTTGTTCCCTATGGCATGCCTTTTGTTTCCCTGGGGAGTGGTTTGGCGTTGCACCTGTGTGTCTAGCGTCAGTGAGCGCTGATGCACGGAGCTGGTGAGTTGCGTTTGTGTCTCTCTCCGTTAGATTTTTATGTTAACCCCTTGTTTGTTGCCCTTGAACGGTTGTGGTGGTTCACACTGCTTTGCGATGTGCTTTTAGGCACGCGGGAGAAACTCTCTGGTGCGTAGACAATTTCATTGAACTGTTGGAAGGGTGGACTTTTTTTAACTCGTAAACTAGCTTGAGCCGGTGGTAGCTTAGTTTTTTCCCGCCTTGATATTTCAAATGCAGTTGTGTGATCCGGTATGTGTGGTCAATTGTTTGCTTCCTTTGTTTTGTAGAGTGGAGAGTGATATCCCGGATTGTGTGTGACGCccgtgttgttttgtctccttttgaaaGGTATGCCCgttatgtgtctttgtttatggtataatatgtaaaatgagtgtgagaggaaaatgacaattctctattatattttatttcctttattagtgtatatatttaatatactgtctttttatttaattaatttatttgagatcattttatgctttgtttacatttttataatttattcccTACATGTATTCATTGAAAGTCACAGGATATATTAAGCTAGCGTCAGTGAGCGCTGATGCACGGAGCTGAATAAACCTCCAGTACTCGACTCCTGTGTGTGCCTCACTCAAAGATAAAAGACACAACGCAGAAAGACATCggttacacatatatatatataataatagaataCTGCATCCAGGCTTATGGCTGATCCAAAGACTCAACCTCTCACATGAAGCAGTGGAACTTTTTGCTTTGGTAGaatctctttcctctcttcctccttccctgGTCTTAAGTCTCATCCCATAGCCAAGTGCCTTATAAATTGTGGCGTGCTTCAACCCTCTGCATCGGTTATTGGACTGATGAAATGACTTTGTTTGGGGgtgcatttctctctgtgtgtcccaCCGGAAGTCCCAGCCGTCTCTTCTTTGGTTCCATTTGCGTTTCCTTGCGGGATATGTCGCGCCTGTTTTCCAGCACAGGTctcatatttttgttctgttccCCCATCACCTTTGTGGACTTGTTGCATGAAAAATGGGGATGTTCgttttggatacatttttgcACTACAGTTATTCGACATGCATCTTTACCAGTTACTGTACAAATTGACgtttttgcaaacaaaacatggaaaaagTTAAAGTGACGTTTATGTAGATAAAAGTACCCAACAGTGCATACAAGTAGAGCTGACACGATACACAGCAAATTTTAAATCGACATTTTTACACTGAAAGAGTTAAATCCAACACTTTCAGGGTGTATATATGGGGACCACCACAAAAGTGTTAATTTGACACTTTCATTAGTGTAATAAACTACAACACTAACAAAGTGATAAAATGTTACACTTTAAGAGTTCCTCAGGAACACCAAGCCGGAATCATTTACTCCAGCttattgttatttctttccCTAAATTTAACtccaaaagtgttatttttaaacaccagTTTATTGTTACCTTTCCTTTATTATCAACtccaaaagtgttatttttaaacaccagTTTATTGTTACCTTTCCTTTATTATCAACtccaaaagtgttatttttaaacaccagTTTATTGTTACCTTTCCTTTATTATCAACtccaaaagtgttatttttaaacaccagtttattgttatttcctTTGATATCAACtccaaaagtgttattttttaacatttcaccCAGTGTCAAATTGACAATATCACAGCAAAATCCTTAGTGTTAATTTAACTCTCATAGAGTCAAATTTAACACTTTCTTGGTGTTTATATAATCCTCACCAAGTTGGAGTTAAAGTAACACTTTTGAAAGTGTTAATATTTTAACTCTTAAAtagtgttaaatatttaacactcacagtgttgttttttaacactttacagtgtatttgtaaCACTATATGGTGTTACTTACCAACACTAAGAGTGttgatttattacacattaaagtgtgtttttaacactATATGGTGTTACTTACCAACACTAAGAGTGttgatttattacacattaaagtgtgtttttaacactATATGGTGTTACTCACTAGGGTGTTTTTAACTTTCAGTTAATCATTTTCACCAAGTTTAAAATGCTTCTATATTCAACTGTAAGAAAAACCACATTGctacagtataaagtataatCAATccttaaaacaaactatttcttttgttttttattcaacattgcAGCTCACAAACAATATTGCACACAAGATCCAGGCATCAAACACATTGACAGATAATgtctctcctccactcttctCTCTAATGAACCACTCCAGTGTGGATATGAGAAAGGTGGAAATAGGCCCCGTCACGTTAAAATTGTACCGGGGGCGAAAATTGTACCGGCCTACGTCATCAGTTGTTTACATCTTGACAACCTGCCTGGCAACAGACGACGCGATCGTCTGTTGCCGGGCAGGTTGCAAAAACATTCGGCTCATGTTTCCAAAAAGACGAAATAACATAATACAGATAACGGATCGCTAGATaacacttgtttttactttatatttgtattgtatttaattgtttaatcgaATAGCAACAGACGACGCGATCGTCTGTTGCCGGGAAACGGGCGATCGTGTCAAATGACGTAGGAAGGTTCTTGTACATTCCCACGTCATTTGACGCGATCGCCtcgattaaacaattaaatacaatacaaatataaagtaaaaacaagtgttATCTAGCGATCCGTTATCTGTATTATGTTATTTCGTCTTTTGGAAACATGAGCCGAATGTTGTCGGCAGGTTGTCAAGATGTAAACAACTGATGACGTAGGCCGGTACAATTTTCGCCCCCGGTACAATTTTAACGTGACAGCCcaaatgaatatatttacacatttcacaaaatgacaCACAACTTTATGCACATGAAAAAAGTTAGTTGACCAGAACAACCAGTACGTGAGGAATAGGATATGTACACAACctatgcatatttaaaatgaaaacaaaggcaCAATATATTGGCTCACATCTCTACCATAGGCATTTTGTAAGGCAAAGGGCTTATACATTTCAAGACTGTCTGCTTTTATAACATCTTTGTCATCACTTTCAAATACTTGGTAGGCATGAAAATGTTCACTGAATTGATCAACCACAAGTTTTGTCACTAGGAAGTACATAACACTTTCAACTAAAAGGATCTTTTGTATTCTGCAAAACACTGGCATTTCATGTTCAATCCCTCTGCAAACAACTAGTCCTGTCCTGTACTCTGTCCCACTGATTCTAACCCAATTAGTCGAGAAGATGTCTTTTGGTACAGCATGAAGGGCTCGGGCAAACCTTTCACTATCCTCATCAAAATGAAATGGTTTCAAAGGTCCATACTCCATATGGTTTAAAGGTGATGTCTCCCAATGATATCCTATAgacatttgatgttttttggcaagaGATTTGGTGATGTTCTTGAAGTTTTTAAGAGTGTTCTtgaatactttgtgttttgcttcAAATCTCATGCTCCACATATGAAGTAGAGGCCCTATTTTTCTTATGCAAGCTGGGTAGTGTATCATGAAATGATGTTTTGGGATCAGGTTTCTGTGCGGATACAGCTGTTTGAACAACTCATGATGTTCCATTATTAGATGTTTTAAAAGTACAGTCATGCCTAGTGTAACAGAAGGAGAAAATATGATGTTGATAATCTGCAGTAAAATCAACAGCAAAAGCcagtttttgtttccttctggCACAATGTCACCAAAAAGTAAAGGGATGTTCCTCACAAGACAAAGAGTCTGAATGGAATTGAGGCCGATGTTATTGCCAATACTGTCTAAATTAATCCTTGTAGGACGGTTTTTTCGCTCCAAGTACCCATAGTCAAAAGCATAAATTCTAGATAACAGATCAGGCTTTGACAGAACATTTTCTGAGAGATATTCCAAAAGTAACTTTATCTCATACTGAGCCACCCCTTCTAGGATGTCGTGCATTATGTCGAAAGAAAAATTGTGGCTAACATGAAAGAACTGTAGGCCATTAAGAGATGAATTCCTTTTTAAACCAAACACTGATAACTTCTGTGGGTCTGATTGCAACTCATTGCAGTGCATTTCAAAAAGCTCTTTTCCACGCAAGATTATCTTTGGGTGGTCCTCACTGTAAACATTCTGGGCATCACCTTTTTCAATCAAACATAAACGACAGTAATAACGTCCATTAAAAGACTCTGTAAACCCTAAAATTGCATGCATTCCCAAGTTGTCCCCAGTTATCTGACATATAGTGCCATGGACTTTTTCAGTGGAGAAGGGCAAGTCAAGACCGTGACTTTCCAgtgttttaatgtcatttatcAGAGGCTGAAGAATAGGATCAAAgccatatttttttacatcttcagtGTGAAACAGTGCGACCAAATGGATGTTCATCACAGCAGAGTTAAACTTTGGTGGCAGATTTCTAAGGACAAAATAGAGAGCACCCATTTTGTGAATACCGCGTTTTGAACCCAGTGGGTTAGCAGTTTCAAAGTCATCATAGTACATCTGAATTTGTAAAGAAGTCGGATGTTTAGAGAACAACAATGCATGCGTCTTAAAATAACTACCATCACAAAAGTCTTCAAATATGTCAGTTTTGGATACAAAAGTTTCCCCAAGCAATTTACAAATATCCGAATTGCGGCACATGAATTGGATAGTTTTCAAAATTGGAACGTaaacaaaagtgtcttttaCTTGAACTTGATCATAAGTACCGGTTTGTTTATTTCGCCTTGTATCGAATCGATGTCCTAACATTATTTCTACAGGCTCAACAACACCCCATTTTTCGTTGAAATATCTTGTTCTTTTAGTTTCAGTATTAAAGCTTACAAATGGATTTTCAAAAGTATCAAGACCTTCTAATGTAGATCGGATAGGATTGTCTTTAGGCACAGCAGATAGTATTTCTTGCTTAACTTGGGAGTGCAGTCCAGTAGCAAGTTCTTCCAAATCACTAACAATTGTTGAAACAAGACTATTTGCCATACCACTTTCTTGAAGTTTAG
This window encodes:
- the LOC129116844 gene encoding RAD50-interacting protein 1-like, which produces MAHERSHLALQSRQKSFQTAFKMADQNDYRFKWLSLPPQQDQSTMTLSSSACPMMLCVRDRLLNLHQVLSLPLFQLAWQGLAERLDNVLYQDVILSNHFSEGGAAQLQFDMTRNLFPLFGHYCKRPENFFKHVKEACIILCLNVGSAILLRNLLKDSEGEGTGWAGAGDPPPESALNELGVYCLAASDVLILLNLRASWPGQ